CTTTAGGATACATTTATGATATATTTGGTAACAAAGATAAAGCAATTGAACAACTTCAGTATTGCTTAGACATGAAGAAATTCATCTATAAAGACCAACCTCATCCATTGGTTATCATTATTCTTAATAACCTAGGTGTTGCTTATCAAACGAAAGGGCAATATGATCAGGCGATTGCGTATCACACTCAATCTTTGGAGATGATAAAACTCATCTATAACGATCACCCTAACCCATATGTtgcaaaatattacaataacctAGGCTTTGTGTATAGCATGAAAGGGAAACATGATAAAGCAATAAAGTATTTCACTAAAAGCTCGGAAGTTCATAAACTCATCTATAAAGACGAACCTCATCCATCTGTTGCAGAATCTTATAATAGCCTAGCAAACGTTTATGATAGCAAAGGGCAATATGATAAGGCGATAGAGTATTTTAGTAAAAGCTCGGAGATTTATAAACTCTTTTATAAAGAAGAACCTCATCCAGAAGTTGctgatttttttgataatcttGGGATTGTTTATGCCAATAAAATGCAATATGATAAGACAATAGAGTATTACACTCAAAGCTTGGAGATGAAGAAACTTTTCTATAAAGATGAACCTCATCCGTCTGTTGCTATTACTCTTATTAACCTAGGGAACGTTTATTGCGGGAAAACGCAATATGATGAGGCAATAAAGTATTACACTCAAAGCTTGGAGATGACGAAACTTTTCTATAAAGATAAACCTCATCCATGTGTTGCTAATACTCTTATTAACCTAGGGAATGTTTATTGCTGGAAAGCGCAATATGATGAGGCAATATTGTATTACACTCAAAGCTTGGAGAtgaataaacttatttataaagatgAACCTCATCCATCTGTTGCTAATTCTCTAAAAAACCTAGGGTTAGTGTATGTCAGTAAAGGGCAATATGATAAAGCGGAAAAGTGTTTCACTAAAACCTTGGCGATGGAAAAACTCATCTATAAAAAAGAACCTCACCCAGATGTTGCTTCTTCTCTTAGAAATATAGGGCTAGTACATGTCAATAAAGGGCGGTATGCTAAAGCGATAGAGTATTTCACTAAAAGCTTGGAGATGAAGAAACTCATCTATAAAAACCAACCTTACCTAGATGTTGCTGATATTCTTGATAACCTTGGGGGAGTGTATGGCTATAAAGGGCTTCAAGATAAGGCAATAGAGTGTTCAACTCAAAGCTTGGAGATGAAGAAAGTCATTTATAAAGACGAACCTCATCCAGATATTGCTTCTACTCTTAATAACCTAGGgaaattttattacaacaaagGGCAACATGATCAGGCGATAGAGTATTTAACTCAAAGCTTGGAGATGATGAAAGTCATCTATAAAAACAAACCACATCCATTAGTTGCTACTACTCTTAATAACCTAGGAAACATTTATTACATGGAAAGGCAAGATGATAAAGCGGTAGAGTATCACAATCAAAGCTTGGAGATGAAGAAACTCATCTATAAAAACGAACTTCATCTATCTTATGCAGAATCTTATAATAGCCTAGGGAACGTTTATAAAAGTAAAGGGCAATGTGATAAAGCAATAGAGTATTTTACTAAAAGCTCGGAGATTTATAAACTCTTTTATAAGGAAGAACCTCATCCAGAAGTTGCTGATTTTCTTGGTAATCTAGGGATTGCTTATGCCGAAAAAACACAATATGATAAGGCAATAGAGTATTGCAATCAAAACTTGGAGATGGCAAAACTTTTCTATAAAGGTGAACCTCATCCATCTGTTGCTAATACTCTTATTAACCTAGGAAACGTTTATTCCTGGAAAGCGCAATATGATGAGGCAATAGAGTTTTACACTCAAAGCTTGGAAATGAATAAACTCATTTATAAAGATGAACCTCATCCATCTGTTGCTAATTCTCTAAATAACCTAGGGTTAGTGTTTGTCAGTAAAGGGCAAAATGATAAAGCGGTAGAGTGTTTTAATAAAACCATGGAGATGGAAAAACTTATCTATAAAAAACAACCTCACCCAGATGTTGCTTCTACTCTTAGTTACCTCGGGCTAGTACATGTCAATAAAGGGCAACATGATAAAGCAATAGAGTATTTCACTAAAAGCTTGGAGATGAAGAAACTCATCTATAAAAACCAACCTTACCTAGATGTTGCTGATATTCTTGATAACCTTGGGGGAGTGTATGGCCATAAAGGGCTTCAAGATAAGGCGATTGAGTGTTTAACTCAAAGCTTGGAGATGAAGAAAGTCATCTATAAAGACGAACCTCATCCAGATGTTGCTCATACTCTTAATAACCTAGGAAGTGTTTATGAAAGTAAAGGGCAACATGATCAGGGAAAAGAGTATTTTACTAAAAGCTCGGAGATTTATAAACTCTTCTATAAAGAAGAACCTCAGTCGTCTGTTGCAAAGTCTCTTAAAAACCTTGTGAACAATTATTAAAGGAAATGGCAATGTGATAAGGCAACAGAGTATCACAGTCAAAGCTTGGAGACGAAGAATCTCATCTATAAATATGAAACTTACCAATCTGTTGCTGATTCTCCTTTAAACCTGGAGAGTGTTAAATGTTGTAATTGAAGTTTATATTGAAAGTTGTAACTTGtaatatgatttataaatttCTCGCATGCAGCACAACgttacaattttaaaagttttcttttaaatcatttaaaaataaatgtcagATAAAACCTGCGTACATAATTTCTCCCACGCAAACCAATTGCACCTCTCTGTGATCATCATGGATCAAAATCAAGAGCAACAATCTTCTGAGTATCAAAGGGGTATCCGTCGTTCGTGATTGCTTATCGGCATGGGTATTTTGGTTTCCTTGAACATGTTGTCAGTCTCCAGATGATTCGCATCCTCAATTGCGAGGGTGATCTCCATGTTTTCGCCGCAATTTGTCTTATTATTGCCAGCCTCTACTACGATATCTGCCACATTGTTTATTCAAGCTTGCTGGGTTCCGTTTCTCGGTCTGACGGTACTTGTTCTAACACAACCCGAGTAATGGTAACTGGATGCCCTTTCATCAAATATCGTGCCTTGGGTGGCAAAAGCCACTCACTGTTGACAACTCGTGAGTTTTTAGGCGCAATCATTGACAGCTAAGTCTTTTTGTCCAATACTTTGATCATTTCGGCATAGTCGTGCAGTTTACTCATCGGACTTGGTTCCTCttcgtcaatttaaaaattgtaccAATAAATAGCCTCtgatattgaaatattttactgCTTTGCCACTCTCTTGACAGTTTGGTGGTGTCTTTCATTGATGTTTATCCCTTAAGGACAATAAGAAGCTCAATGCTTTAAACGCACCcccaactttaaataatatttctagtCTATTTACTTCGAAATGCATTGCCATTGTTCGTTACAATTTCTTTTAGTGCTCCCTTCTTGCAAAATATGGACTTCAACTGTCGAATTACTGCAATGCTTCCCTGAGAGTGTGGCAGCTGACGCCACAGTGCGAATTTTAAAGGCCCACAATTGATCATGCTCAAATAACTTTTCACTCTATAAAGAATGATATCCTTACCTAAtcttgtctaattttttttgacttttattttgccGTGTATGCACGCAATAGGTACCAGATCTATGGATTGGCATGGTTTACACTCCCAAATACTTCTTGTAAATTTTCCTTTGTTAAGAACAGACGGGAACATCTTCCGAACAAATTGCAAAGTTCTACGACTCCAAAACCTCCAGTCCATATGcgtattttcaaaattaattttctatcCCTCAATGCCAATCCTTCACAATTTGTATCATTGTTAAGTTTTAACAATCTGATCCACAGACCGGTTATTCTAATTAAGGAGTCGGCGAAGTTGTCCTTTTACGATATTAGATTTACGTTGACATCCAAGTTATAGTCGTCAACCAACTTCCggaacaaatttattttttgccgttTAAGAAGTTCCGCTGACGCTTTTGATCTCATTCTGGAATTCGGCTTACAGCTTTAGAAATCTCTAAAGAAACCATTAAAGAGTATGTGAACAACTGGAGTGTTTTGAACTTCGCAGCCAGATCAATAATTTACACCGCATAATATGTCGTTTAGCTCTGCCGTGTTTATGTGAACGTCAGATCTAACTTTACGCAGCCATGTTGCATCTTTAACAGTGACTCCTCCAATTTGGACTAGAGCTCGAAATGCCAAAGAACTAGCTCCAACCTTTACTTTAACCTCATCACCACCCACTTTTTTTTCTCTACGAGCAGGGTCATTTTCTTCCACCCTCTCCAACTCTTCTTCCAGCACACATCTTATCCCACATCATGGACCTCATcaccttccccccccccccctattgtTCAAAGAAACCATCTTCCGTTTAATAATACTGCAAGCAAAGTGCAACCAACCGCACACCGGCAAGTGGCTCACGAACTGCCCACAAATGGAGAAAACCGTCCTCTCCAAAAATGTCCGTGGAGTTTTCTTCAGCCGTTTGCCTCTGGACCATATTAATTTGTCGCCAACCTTCTTCACGGCCAAATTGAACGCTTGAGTTACACCACCATCTATCTATTCGCCATCCTTACTTTTCAAGCCATATTTGGAAAAATGTTTCTACGTACAAAAACATCATCTACGTATGCCGATGTCcttcttttcaatttttcatcTTGTTCAACAATGGCACTCACTACTGATTTTAGGATCAATATGATCATTGGTGCCACTTTAAGTCCAAGACTATATCGCGACA
This genomic interval from Hydra vulgaris chromosome 01, alternate assembly HydraT2T_AEP contains the following:
- the LOC136075300 gene encoding tetratricopeptide repeat protein 28-like produces the protein MALKQMTPYSDLEFAILIENEGQDKCEGSKIKQYFKNLSYLVNFKIINLGETIIPTSKYKVDMSHLVHRGVNFDLGGKTPLGRIEGDKHYDLIKTIDWMLYYVRNEKDKASKIDKNLPYILEKVCYVHGDEELVKEYQGKVTEFLHSKNDQHGRFNYETRAIKLLTENVVEISYTKQTLSLNSKKGDLDKFNPIFLDPAEGRLFDVKQEIYRLPDRMVYNLGMYYGIEGDSAWDTINKLEDKQVITTEAAKNLKNAVTFATTLRLKTYLYHKAQTEDMSLFVRPAETDSELKAQAKQIFHLSEEDLGEQGRLFQYCYTALPLHKRLKELCKQYQTLDYTSKETFFQDNRFYSDDNVTKGFIHCRLAQYTKAQCNLEQALGSSENKDNFDLRMTLGYIYDIFGNKDKAIEQLQYCLDMKKFIYKDQPHPLVIIILNNLGVAYQTKGQYDQAIAYHTQSLEMIKLIYNDHPNPYVAKYYNNLGFVYSMKGKHDKAIKYFTKSSEVHKLIYKDEPHPSVAESYNSLANVYDSKGQYDKAIEYFSKSSEIYKLFYKEEPHPEVADFFDNLGIVYANKMQYDKTIEYYTQSLEMKKLFYKDEPHPSVAITLINLGNVYCGKTQYDEAIKYYTQSLEMTKLFYKDKPHPCVANTLINLGNVYCWKAQYDEAILYYTQSLEMNKLIYKDEPHPSVANSLKNLGLVYVSKGQYDKAEKCFTKTLAMEKLIYKKEPHPDVASSLRNIGLVHVNKGRYAKAIEYFTKSLEMKKLIYKNQPYLDVADILDNLGGVYGYKGLQDKAIECSTQSLEMKKVIYKDEPHPDIASTLNNLGKFYYNKGQHDQAIEYLTQSLEMMKVIYKNKPHPLVATTLNNLGNIYYMERQDDKAVEYHNQSLEMKKLIYKNELHLSYAESYNSLGNVYKSKGQCDKAIEYFTKSSEIYKLFYKEEPHPEVADFLGNLGIAYAEKTQYDKAIEYCNQNLEMAKLFYKGEPHPSVANTLINLGNVYSWKAQYDEAIEFYTQSLEMNKLIYKDEPHPSVANSLNNLGLVFVSKGQNDKAVECFNKTMEMEKLIYKKQPHPDVASTLSYLGLVHVNKGQHDKAIEYFTKSLEMKKLIYKNQPYLDVADILDNLGGVYGHKGLQDKAIECLTQSLEMKKVIYKDEPHPDVAHTLNNLGSVYESKGQHDQGKEYFTKSSEIYKLFYKEEPQSSVAKSLKNLVNNY